Proteins encoded in a region of the Trypanosoma brucei gambiense DAL972 chromosome 4, complete sequence genome:
- a CDS encoding receptor-type adenylate cyclase GRESAG, whose translation MLKLLLLPLLFHTTASAAQINVNIYNMLYSNKISAKIYDPITAGFNASITNGNTPSGANVEVVYVPPMDDSKYADYLEKHMTTHDGEELPVILGPVGDKNTLGLLKYFKEKNVISFSPFTGSSKVRSWNRNLYFLTASPAAEMLALLRYAITQLRLHRLGFMYLKDVSYGDDEYELAVELTTRMDRKFCGVFALKSQIGKESDDSSFSAEWNKFANTRPQGVIVFGSPIPDTKKFLMKSLDDRRTRGGYLLIPSTLQYVIENKWEKELGRDRFVPDKIIITGTNPLAKDDGYDAIKRFRDDMAKYLKEKKDNLSGTGQWNVNLNVDERNFTEQDTEAELMVSGWIAGEVLKQTVTYTEWLTSRDAFITSLYNQRRYVIDDIVVGDFGGECRGMAGERGASCLCNQGGNVVYMKKMGKDLRLHPMKEGVLTLTSSRCYRDLSQLYAPLSGIMFKLTDDPKALRTAEAIYDGAFYVVGKGQLGHSDRFFLHWLSSKSHDTSTALYDEVEKRVVTAVFGVVDDSLLSTKGMAFIDPITLTPQLSNPRRNVIHLSPTLEQQLFVIVEHIIQNGAGKMHAIVRSGDTRGVRKVLQKTLDIFNASLSSFVASGEGSTLRDKLPTAGEVLVAGLISDDIPIILSHLGKHHNVRIFVPFFDVALLYDELVSAFRNKPFADRLLFATNLPHWGDKNTQSDLVREFHRVVQNESKWKPLSLLGYVTARAMINVLQRMGHVTPEELVDAIFSQSVITVDDMRYGPFDDKCTNGASFEEKHCAVNYGATHISVWSMSRVLNPSVSLVVTQVTPAMLKNENSGPTMKTGHIAAIAVSCVVVLALFVTVLVLVKRSSRRNARDNNNAPKEPTDPVTLIFTDIESSTAQWAAHPEQMPDLVATHHRLIRSLITRYECYEVKTVGDSFMIACKSPFAAAQLACDLQRDFLNHDWKTTELDESYREFERKRAEDDSDYTPPTASLDPEVYRQLWNGLRVRVGIHTGLCDIRHDEVTKGYDYYGRTSNMAARTESVGNGGQVLMTRSTYLSLSGEEREQLNVTPLGDVPLRGVPKPVEMYQLNAVPGRTFAALRLDREAEEEEGNVTGSITSGSGSPERGLTATAQQVAGCIDALLGTFPATQRQKMLATFCERWRVKKPPGMDAWNEASCRCVTRRIAAKVGCVMDFGTRNTSGSGGSFERGGSLFSPGGAAAIMLASSSSSFCGEGDCSGVQLIDLENVSAAS comes from the coding sequence ATGCTTAAATTACTTCTACTGCCATTACTCTTCCACACAACAGCATCAGCAGCACAGAttaatgtaaatatatacaacATGTTATACAGTAACAAGATTTCAGCAAAGATATATGATCCTATTACTGCAGGCTTCAACGCATCCATTACCAACGGAAACACGCCGTCAGGTGCTAATGTGGAAGTGGTATATGTTCCACCCATGGATGATTCTAAATATGCTGACTATCTCGAGAAACACATGACAACCCATGATGGTGAGGAACTCCCTGTTATACTGGGACCTGTGGGTGATAAAAACACTCTAGGTCTCTTGAAAtatttcaaagaaaagaatgtgaTTAGTTTCTCACCCTTCACAGGATCCAGTAAGGTACGCAGTTGGAATCGTAACCTGTACTTCCTGACAGCATCACCCGCTGCTGAGATGCTTGCTCTTCTCCGTTATGCTATCACTCAGTTACGGTTACATCGGCTGGGTTTCATGTACTTGAAAGATGTTTcttatggtgatgatgaatatGAGCTTGCTGTGGAATTGACAACACGGATGGATCGCAAATTCTGTggtgtttttgcattgaAGAGTCAAATTGGTAAGGAATCGGATGACAGTAGCTTCAGTGCAGAGTGGAATAAGTTTGCAAATACTCGACCTCAGGGTGTGATTGTATTTGGCTCTCCAATCCCTGATACGAAGAAATTTCTAATGAAATCATTAGATGACCGCAGGACGAGAGGTGGATATTTGCTCATACCCTCTACACTCCAATATGTCATTGAGAATAAGTGGGAAAAGGAATTGGGTAGAGACAGGTTTGTGCCTGataagataataataactgggACTAATCCACTTGCGAAGGATGATGGCTATGATGCAATCAAACGTTTTAGGGATGATATGGCAAAGtacctgaaggaaaagaaagataatcTGAGTGGCACTGGACAATGGAATGTTAACTTAAATGTTGACGAAAGAAACTTCACCGAGCAAGACACTGAAGCTGAGCTGATGGTGAGTGGATGGATTGCTGGAGAGGTATTGAAACAGACGGTCACATACACCGAATGGCTAACTAGCAGGGATGCATTTATTACATCACTTTACAATCAACGTCGTTATGTAATTGatgatattgttgttggtgactttggtggtgagtgccgtGGTATGGCGGGTGAGCGGGGTGCATCATGTTTATGTAATCAGGGTGGGAATGTGGTGTACATGAAGAAGATGGGAAAGGATCTCCGTCTACATCCTATGAAGGAAGGTGTATTAACTCTTACTTCATCTCGCTGTTATCGAGACCTGTCACAGCTGTACGCCCCATTGAGTGGCATCATGTTTAAACTAACTGATGACCCAAAGGCACTGCGTACTGCAGAGGCAATATACGATGGTGCcttttatgttgttggaaagggtcAACTTGGTCACTCTGATAGATTCTTTTTGCACTGGCTATCCTCGAAATCTCATGACACTTCTACAGCTCTGtatgatgaagtggagaagcgagttgtaactgctgtgtttggtgttgtggatgattCGTTACTGTCCACGAAGGGTATGGCATTCATCGATCCTATAACACTCACACCACAACTGAGTAACCCCAGAAGGAATGTGATCCACCTGTCACCAACACTTGAGCAACAACTATTCGTGATAGTTGAGCATATCATACAAAATGGTGCTGGAAAGATGCATGCCATTGTGCGTAGTGGTGATACGAGAGGagttaggaaagtgttgcaaAAAACGCTTGATATCTTTAACGCGTCATTAAGCTCCTTTGTTGCGAGTGGTGAAGGTTCTACTTTGAGAGACAAGCTACCGACTGCAGGTGAGGTATTAGTTGCAGGTCTCATCTCAGATGATATCCCCATAATCCTCTCTCACCTTGGCAAACACCATAATGTGCGTATCTTTGTCCCGTTCTTTGATGTTGCATTACTCTATGATGAACTTGTGAGTGCCTTCCGTAACAAGCCATTTGCTGACCGTCTGCTATTCGCAACGAATCTGCCACATTGGGGAGATAAGAACACGCAATCCGATTTGGTACGTGAGTTCCACAGAGTTGTACAGAATGAGTCGAAGTGGAAGCCATTGTCATTACTTGGATATGTCACCGCACGTGCAATGATAAATGTCCTGCAACGTATGGGACATGTAACGCCGGAGGAGCTTGTAGACGCCATCTTCAGCCAATCTGTCATTACAGTTGATGATATGCGATATGGTCCTTTTGATGACAAGTGTACTAACGGAGCTTCATTTGAAGAGAAACACTGTGCTGTGAACTATGGTGCGACGCATATTTCTGTATGGTCGATGTCACGTGTTCTGAATCCTTCCGTGTCTCTTGTGGTGACTCAGGTCACTCCTGCAAtgttaaaaaatgaaaacagcgGACCCACAATGAAGACGGGACACATTGCTGCTATTGCAGTCAGCTGCGTTGTTGTATTGGCACTGTTTGTTACGGTTCTGGTACTTGTCAAAAGATCATCACGCCGGAACGCccgtgacaataataatgctcCCAAGGAACCAACAGACCCCGTAACATTAATATTCACTGACATCGAGAGCAGTACAGCGCAGTGggcagcacaccctgagcAAATGCCTGACCTTGTGGCAACACATCACCGTTTGATCCGCTCCCTCATCACACGGTATGAGTGCTACGAAGTGAAAACTGTTGGAGACTCTTTTATGATTGCGTGTAAAAGTCCCTTCGCTGCTGCACAACTCGCATGTGACTTGCAACGTGATTTTCTAAACCATGACTGGAAGACCACTGAGCTTGATGAGTCTTACCGTGAATTCGAACGAAAGCGTGCGGAAGATGACAGTGATTACACACCACCAACTGCGAGCCTGGACCCTGAGGTTTATCGGCAACTGTGGAATGggttgcgtgtacgtgtgggGATTCATACTGGATTGTGTGATATTCGTCATGATGAAGTAACGAAAGGTTACGACTATTATGGACGCACATCCAACATGGCAGCACGCACGGAGAGTGTTGGTAAcggtggtcaggtgctgatgacgcGCTCAACATACCTGTCACTGAGTGGTGAAGAGCGTGAGCAACTTAATGTAACGCCTTTGGGTGATGTGCCGCTACGTGGTGTGCCGAAGcctgtggaaatgtaccagttgAATGCTGTACCTGGCCGTACCTTTGCTGCTCTGCGCCTTGACCGTgaagctgaggaggaagaaggtaATGTAACTGGTAGTATCACCAGTGGGTCGGGATCTCCTGAACGTGGTTTAACTGCCACTGCCCAACAAGTTGCTGGTTGCATTGATGCTCTGCTTGGCACATTCCCTGCTACCCAGCGACAGAAGATGCTTGCAACTttttgtgagcgttggcgtGTTAAGAAACCCCCAGGTATGGATGCTTGGAATGAAGCCAGTTGCCGCTGTGTCACTCGTCGGATTGCTGCGAAGGTGGGTTGTGTTATGGATTTTGGAACGAGAAATACCTCTGGTAGCGGTGGATCTTTTGAAAGGGGCGGAAGTCTCTTCTCACCTGGAGGAGCAGCTGCTATAATGCTTGCTTCATCCTCAAGTTCCTTCTGCGGTGAAGGTGATTGTAGCGGCGTACAATTGATTGACTTGGAAAATGTTAGCGCTGCCAGCTAA
- a CDS encoding multidrug resistance protein E — protein sequence MNADSGEESREPLLRGGHSNDSNNHTDTNDAGTTEVHITADVTPKPTMDILLRSEQQLNTRRHLWQAQIHALLGPEPPYALRPEDRAGFLFGRLYHTWTGPLMSLAARGVSLVPEDIPLPTRDVRAFNSGLRLLQTLEEQKFRRFGWDSYTADGDDAAVVRHRRDRQSVGLLRWVGPVQQLRRPRQMYAGVEWKSAPRHRVREQRRSMRKREKKGEELDTNGEKNVMPFHNGVIDGEHLFSTTDGAHTATCEAVGDIVFISPFQSQGQERQSNPQGSTRKTYKNGIFMPITSQKPPKHISVARALFDTFGSSVYILIPIQMLQDACQLAAPVILQKYIEYVQMSDQDWKGGVALVATLCFFSLVQSAAGNKLTQMSRRVGLTFHNALLTVLFTKCATVARKGLAHPDMSVGRIVNMVSNDVGSARSLPTLLPIMVGAPLRLAVGALLLYQLVGLSALAGLGVVLVFLPLQGVLMGRFFGFLNTIARLRDERLKATNELLSGIRVAKYMSWEPALVCQIEKKRREELKALRSIQHMYIIVAFLSNAVPSLVVAAVFVLFHVLGNELTPTVVFPTIALFRLIQMPFIMIPVSVSAFSRFIVSMRRISAFLENDDVESGLLEMQKHERDGRQIRGPDHIRWSLIGGDSTAVIEFMNAAISTYAPHKLPPCESELKKANKKGKSNGGITGDRVEGGDDADDREGRGDIQTTENNNGNAGGGRGHGHGQSHAHGHGHGHGAADGTTEYYEVRRKELLHNVTLRIPKGSLTCIVGETGCGKSTLLESLLPGGYEITSGTLRAPATVAYVPQQPWIMNATLRENILFFSDMDEARFRRALRCAQLDCDLELLANGVETEIGENGVNLSGGQKARVGLARALYAERDVYLLDDPLSALDVHVGEKVLQDCLLGELSGTTRVLATHQLHVLRHADLIVVLGSEGTTVFTGNYEEYKTFTGEAAGNSHRGDDDVNDGQSANDNSGCDETHEGISTEMPRERDDTMGPGERDNGVTTWDPLNNVETTSHGNGGDAAACESPLIDDYCDDSPAETGAASGKHTKLQKLSPLEDGKKEVSGKLMTDEEVATGSVPFAIYARYAAASGGAKTCVPLLILFVLTEVVMVSPFLWLSFFTMKTFNLPVNTYLFVYGGLVFASVLCSPLRWATGYGVLRAGSYRLFERLLRSVVAAPMSFFDTTPLGRVINRFSKDMTNIDEIIPDSIVYFVQCALSLTSSVAVMVASQYLVIAAIIPCGFIYYRLMLFYNNANRELRRVTNRVSSPVFSILGEMLAGRSCMDAFGKTPSFLTEALRRVDVVSACSYVEVVCNCWLAVRIDLLVTVVLTAISGLGVYLVLQFGTVDVGLLSLSLTMAVNISTILTSMVGQAATVEANMNSVERVLHYAHNIEHEDLMEDMEKAIKKQEERDRQMEKNERKKNKKGVASAGKNRMDGAEVNRSTNGMSGPNGHDFEAARGSCVSIRVTGGAESDEENGGTDKPSTAHVPSRHFHYTTSSAVEFCNVSMRYRQGQPLVLRDLTFRITTGQKVGVIGRTGSGKSSLLLTLLRMVDIEGGNILIEGHPIRSYRLRKLRQLFSVIPQDPVLFDGTLRDNLDPLHTSSDEEIFETLRLVGMQDRITSSAEGLRSRVVDCGANFSVGQRQLLCMARALLRRDSRFVLMDEATANIDPALDRQLQYAIRHTFVTHTVITVAHRLHTLASYDLLLLLKDGRVVETGRPRDLVMDENSRFSRMVAAMGENALKNFMEATERDSFPR from the coding sequence CAAAGTGTTGGGCTGCTGCGATGGGTGGGACCGGTTCAACAGTTGCGGCGTCCGAGACAAATGTACGCTGGTGTCGAGTGGAAGTCGGCGCCTCGACACCGCGTGCGGGAGCAAAGGAGAAGCATGCGGAAACGTgagaagaagggggaggaatTGGATACAAACGGCGAGAAAAATGTGATGCCTTTTCACAATGGCGTGATAGATGGAGAGCACCTCTTTTCTACCACGGACGGGGCCCACACCGCAACGTGTGAGGCTGTCGGCGACATCGTCTTTATTTCGCCATTTCAATCACAAGGACAGGAAAGGCAGTCGAACCCACAGGGTTCCACCCGGAAGACGTACAAAAATGGCATCTTCATGCCCATCACATCACAAAAGCCACCCAAGCACATATCTGTTGCCCGTGCACTCTTTGACACGTTTGGCTCTAGCGTGTACATACTTATCCCTATTCAAATGTTGCAGGATGCTTGTCAGCTTGCGGCCCCTGTCATACTGCAAAAGTACATTGAGTATGTGCAGATGAGTGATCAAGACTGGAAAGGTGGAGTGGCACTTGTCGCAAccctctgttttttctcactcGTGCAAAGTGCCGCTGGTAATAAGCTTACACAGATGTCGCGTCGTGTGGGACTCACTTTCCACAATGCCTTGCTTACTGTTCTTTTCACAAAATGCGCTACAGTCGCGCGAAAGGGGCTTGCCCACCCTGACATGAGTGTTGGCCGCATTGTAAATATGGTTAGCAACGACGTGGGGAGTGCCCGGTCACTTCCAACCCTACTGCCTATAATGGTAGGCGCCCCATTGCGGTTGGCGGTTGGGGCCCTTCTGCTCTATCAATTGGTTGGGCTCAGCGCATTGGCGGGGCTCGGtgttgtgcttgtgtttttgccACTGCAGGGGGTCCTCATGGGACGTTTCTTTGGGTTTCTAAACACCATCGCCCGGCTGAGGGACGAACGCCTAAAGGCAACGAATGAGCTTCTTTCCGGAATCCGTGTGGCAAAGTACATGTCGTGGGAGCCAGCTCTTGTCTGTCAGATCGAGAAGAAGCGACGGGAGGAGCTCAAAGCCTTGCGGTCGATTCAGCACATGTATATAATCGTTGCCTTTTTGTCCAACGCCGTCCCTTCGCTGGTTGTTGCCGCAGTGTTTGTACTCTTTCACGTCCTAGGAAATGAGCTAACACCTACTGTTGTCTTCCCCACCATTGCCCTGTTCCGCCTCATTCAAATGCCATTCATTATGATCCCCGTGTCGGTGTCAGCGTTCAGCCGTTTCATTGTTTCGATGCGGCGCATATCCGCCTTTCTGGAGAATGACGACGTGGAGAGCGGTCTTTtagaaatgcaaaaacatgAACGAGACGGAAGACAAATAAGGGGGCCAGACCATATCCGTTGGTCACTCATTGGGGGAGACAGCACAGCGGTGATTGAGTTCATGAACGCTGCGATCTCTACGTACGCGCCCCACAAGCTACCTCCCTGCGAAAGCGAACTGAAGAAAGCgaataaaaaggggaaaagtaaTGGTGGTATAACCGGTGACCGTGTGGAAGGCGGTGATGATGCGGATGACAGAGAAGGCAGAGGAGACATTCAAACTACCGAAAATAACAATGGCAACGCCGGTGGGGGCCGAGGCCACGGTCACGGCCAATCACACGCGCACGGTCATGGACATGGCCATGGTGCTGCTGATGGTACAACGGAGTACTACGAAGTACGCCGGAAAGAGCTCTTGCATAATGTCACGCTACGCATTCCGAAAGGAAGCCTCACGTGTATCGTGGGTGAGACCGGCTGCGGCAAGTCGACGTTGCTTGAGTCGTTGTTGCCCGGTGGATATGAAATTACGAGCGGCACCTTGAGGGCTCCAGCGACGGTGGCATACGTCCCGCAGCAGCCGTGGATAATGAACGCAACACTCAGGGAAAATATTCTATTCTTCAGCGACATGGACGAGGCCCGTTTCCGCCGGGCGCTCCGCTGCGCACAGCTGGATTGTGACTTGGAATTGCTGGCCAACGGTGTGGAAACGGAGATTGGGGAAAATGGTGTGAACCTCAGTGGTGGGCAAAAGGCACGTGTGGGTCTCGCCCGCGCTTTGTATGCTGAGCGTGACGTATACCTTCTGGACGACCCCCTTTCCGCATTGGACGTCCATGTTGGCGAAAAGGTATTGCAGGACTGTTTGCTGGGTGAGCTAAGCGGCACCACGCGGGTACTTGCTACCCATCAGCTGCATGTCCTTCGGCACGCAGATTTGATTGTGGTTTTAGGCAGCGAAGGAACCACTGTTTTTACCGGGAACTATGAGGAATACAAAACCTTCACCGGGGAAGCAGCCGGAAACTCCCATCGCGGGGATGACGACGTAAACGACGGTCAAAGTGCGAATGATAACAGTGGTTGTGATGAGACCCACGAAGGCATATCTACCGAGATGCCACGGGAGCGTGATGACACGATGGGACCTGGAGAGCGCGATAACGGGGTAACCACATGGGACCCTTTAAATAATGTTGAAACTACGAGTCATGGAAATGGCGGTGACGCCGCAGCTTGCGAAAGTCCCCTTATCGACGACTACTGTGACGACAGCCCCGCGGAAACTGGAGCCGCGAGTGGGAAACACACCAAACTCCAAAAACTGAGTCCATTGGAGgatgggaaaaaagaagtttctGGGAAGCTTATGACAGACGAAGAGGTAGCCACAGGTTCTGTGCCATTTGCTATTTATGCGCGGTACGCAGCGGCCAGCGGTGGCGCCAAGACGTGTGTGCCTCTACTTATTCTTTTTGTGCTGACTGAGGTGGTGATGGTTTCGCCCTTTCTATGGCTCTCATTTTTTACAATGAAGACGTTTAACTTGCCCGTTAATACGTACCTGTTTGTGTACGGGGGACTCGTATTCGCCAGCGTACTTTGTTCCCCACTGCGGTGGGCTACCGGTTATGGGGTTCTTCGTGCAGGCTCCTACAGGCTTTTTGAGAGGTTGCTGCGCTCCGTCGTGGCAGCCCCCATGTCGTTTTTCGACACAACACCGCTTGGTCGCGTGATTAACCGCTTCTCTAAAGATATGACCAACATCGACGAAATTATTCCCGATAGTATCGTATACTTTGTACAGTGTGCTTTATCTCTCACCTCTTCTGTTGCTGTGATGGTTGCCTCGCAGTATCTTGTCATCGCGGCCATCATTCCTTGCGGATTTATCTATTACaggttgatgttgttttaCAACAACGCTAACCGTGAGTTGCGGCGCGTGACAAATCGCGTGAGCTCACCCGTTTTTTCAATTCTCGGTGAGATGCTAGCGGGTCGCAGCTGCATGGATGCTTTTGGGAAGaccccttcctttctcaCGGAAGCTCTTCGCCGTGTCGATGTTGTGTCGGCATGCTCATATGTGGAGGTGGTTTGCAACTGCTGGTTAGCGGTCCGCATTGATCTTCTTGTCACTGTGGTGCTCACTGCCATTTCCGGACTCGGTGTCTATCTGGTGTTGCAGTTCGGTACCGTCGATGTCGGGCTCCTTTCGCTGAGTTTGACGATGGCGGTGAACATCAGCACGATTCTCACATCAATGGTGGGCCAGGCTGCCACTGTGGAAGCGAATATGAACAGTGTGGAGCGGGTACTGCACTACGCCCACAACATTGAACACGAAGACCTGATGGAGGATATGGAAAAGGCAATTAAGAAGCAAGAGGAGCGTGACAGACAAatggagaaaaatgaaaggaagaaaaataagaagggtGTTGCAAGTGCTGGGAAAAACAGAATGGACGGTGCTGAGGTAAATCGTTCCACTAATGGGATGAGTGGTCCGAATGGGCACGACTTTGAGGCCGCGAGGGGGTCATGTGTTTCAATCCGTGTGACAGGCGGTGCTGAGAGCGATGAAGAGAATGGCGGCACAGACAAACCATCAACTGCCCACGTTCCATCCCGTCATTTTCATTATACAACATCATCAGCCGTGGAGTTCTGCAATGTATCGATGCGGTACCGCCAAGGCCAACCGCTCGTGTTGCGGGATCTAACCTTTAGGATTACGACTGGGCAGAAGGTTGGCGTCATTGGTCGCACTGGTAGTGGCAAGTCGTCGTTGCTCCTCACGCTACTCCGCATGGTGGATATTGAGGGAGGTAACATCCTCATTGAAGGTCATCCCATCCGGTCCTACCGACTGCGTAAGCTCCGTCAGCTGTTTTCGGTGATTCCTCAAGACCCGGTGCTGTTTGACGGCACGCTGCGTGATAACCTCGATCCTCTTCACACCAGCAGTGACGAGGAGATTTTTGAGACACTCCGCCTTGTTGGCATGCAGGACCGTATTACCTCAAGTGCGGAGGGTTTGAGAAGTCGTGTAGTAGATTGTGGAGCCAACTTCAGTGTCGGACAACGGCAGTTACTATGCATGGCCCGGGCGTTGCTTCGCCGCGACAGTAGGTTTGTTCTCATGGATGAGGCCACCGCAAACATCGATCCCGCACTGGATCGTCAGCTGCAGTATGCCATTCGTCATACCTTCGTCACGCACACAGTTATAACCGTTGCTCACCGTCTTCACACGTTGGCCAGCTATGACTTGTTGTTACTACTGAAGGACGGACGTGTGGTGGAGACTGGACGCCCAAGAGATTTGGTGATGGATGAAAACTCTCGCTTCTCCCGGATGGTTGCAGCAATGGGGGAAAATGCACTCAAGAACTTCATGGAAGCCACAGAGAGAGACTCGTTTCCCCGTTAA